A region from the Geobacillus vulcani PSS1 genome encodes:
- a CDS encoding R2-like ligand-binding oxidase encodes MVHHDGFQTVKGTIDWEHPMYKLYEKAKRNGKWNPADIDFSQDKEDFARLTSEEKIAALPLVAGFSAGEEAVTLDILPMANALARQGRLEDVLFLTTFMHDEAKHVEMFSRWQQAVGIGQMDLSVFHNDHYKRIFYEALPEAMNRLYTDDSPEAVIRAATVYNMIVEGTLAESGYYTFRQIYKKAGLFPGLLQGIDYLNMDEGRHIQFGLYTIQRLVNEDERYYDLFIQYMDELWPHVVGYVAYLTELGQRQQQLARTYALEIDYEMLNNYVIKQFNIRKKQISRAKRYDSVEELEKTLSEAER; translated from the coding sequence ATGGTCCATCATGACGGATTTCAAACGGTGAAAGGAACGATCGATTGGGAGCATCCGATGTACAAATTGTATGAAAAAGCGAAGCGGAATGGGAAATGGAATCCGGCCGACATCGATTTCAGCCAAGACAAAGAAGATTTCGCCCGTTTGACAAGCGAAGAAAAGATCGCGGCGCTGCCGCTCGTCGCCGGTTTTTCCGCCGGAGAAGAGGCGGTGACGCTCGATATTTTGCCGATGGCCAACGCCCTCGCGCGCCAAGGGCGGCTTGAGGATGTCCTGTTTTTAACGACGTTTATGCACGATGAAGCGAAACATGTCGAGATGTTTTCCCGCTGGCAGCAAGCCGTCGGCATTGGACAAATGGACTTGTCCGTCTTCCATAACGACCATTACAAACGCATCTTTTACGAAGCGCTGCCGGAAGCGATGAACCGGCTGTATACCGACGATTCGCCGGAAGCGGTCATCCGCGCCGCCACTGTCTACAACATGATTGTCGAAGGGACGCTCGCCGAATCGGGGTATTATACGTTCCGGCAAATTTACAAAAAAGCCGGGCTGTTCCCAGGGCTGCTCCAAGGCATCGACTATTTGAACATGGACGAGGGCCGCCATATTCAGTTCGGCCTGTACACGATCCAGCGGCTCGTCAACGAAGACGAGCGGTATTACGATTTGTTCATCCAATATATGGACGAATTATGGCCTCATGTTGTCGGCTATGTCGCTTATTTGACCGAGCTCGGACAGCGCCAGCAGCAGCTCGCCCGCACATATGCGTTGGAAATCGACTATGAGATGCTGAACAACTATGTCATCAAGCAGTTCAACATTCGCAAAAAACAAATCAGCCGAGCGAAGCGGTATGACAGCGTCGAGGAGCTGGAAAAAACGTTGAGCGAGGCGGAACGTTGA
- a CDS encoding response regulator transcription factor, giving the protein MHRTLSEKLQAILQDGMAIIGRHRESIVSRWNAKLCELRKKQHIAAPSLEAAIELLCEHTAEANGEAREWLKTVGEAWRSHSCFSPSNKMTFVFTMLENAVHEVVQAIPGSTFHDHQAVQYLFSKLYEAVFSPTVDNQPDIGRFLEQLAASRQMPIHWIAELDKMDGRFYVKKLYGETEWLPTAIHVLEADTIFSLGEQLLAYMPKARGKKRVIPLPWEESVFLFCTDETDHQVLPFLLHSFELFHAGGMALEQTKQDQLWKDAVILFDRWIMRAKSLQQAVEYISSGFVAYLPFERCALFAYSSENESGFGLYGYKLDNKQIKNIRENINALPLIKQYVQQLQLLGNHMANVPPIYLPDASEGLPTKYIEQFQLESIVIAPIYAPSENRLIGAAILDQGPGRPFTLSSDIFTAVMKFGQSAGEVLAKFSGGRPELVPSTPHLSPREIEVLKLVAEGASTYEAAKRLHLSEYTVRDYVSAILQKMNAKNRTEAIVKAIRDGII; this is encoded by the coding sequence GTGCATCGTACGCTAAGTGAAAAGCTGCAGGCCATTTTGCAAGATGGGATGGCGATCATCGGACGGCACCGCGAATCGATCGTTTCCCGTTGGAATGCAAAATTATGCGAACTAAGGAAAAAGCAGCATATCGCGGCCCCTTCGCTTGAAGCGGCCATTGAACTGCTTTGCGAACACACAGCGGAAGCGAATGGCGAGGCGCGCGAATGGCTGAAAACCGTCGGTGAAGCATGGCGCAGCCATTCATGTTTTTCGCCGTCTAACAAAATGACGTTTGTCTTTACGATGCTCGAAAATGCGGTTCATGAAGTCGTTCAAGCCATCCCCGGCAGCACATTTCATGATCATCAAGCCGTTCAATATTTGTTTTCCAAACTGTATGAGGCCGTTTTTTCCCCAACGGTCGACAACCAGCCGGACATCGGGCGGTTTTTGGAACAGCTTGCCGCCTCAAGACAAATGCCCATCCATTGGATCGCCGAACTGGACAAGATGGACGGCCGCTTTTACGTTAAAAAACTATACGGAGAAACAGAGTGGCTGCCGACAGCTATTCACGTATTGGAAGCTGACACCATTTTTTCCTTAGGTGAACAGTTGCTTGCCTATATGCCAAAGGCGAGAGGAAAGAAACGCGTCATTCCGCTTCCATGGGAAGAAAGCGTTTTCTTGTTTTGCACAGATGAAACGGATCATCAAGTCCTTCCGTTTCTCCTTCATTCGTTCGAACTGTTTCACGCCGGGGGAATGGCGCTTGAGCAAACGAAACAAGACCAACTTTGGAAAGATGCCGTCATTTTATTCGATCGATGGATCATGCGCGCGAAATCATTGCAGCAGGCGGTGGAATACATTTCGTCCGGTTTTGTCGCCTATTTGCCGTTTGAACGCTGCGCGCTGTTCGCCTACTCGAGTGAGAATGAAAGCGGATTCGGTCTTTACGGATACAAGCTTGATAACAAACAAATCAAAAACATTCGCGAGAACATCAACGCTTTGCCGCTTATTAAACAGTACGTGCAGCAGCTGCAGCTGCTCGGCAATCATATGGCGAATGTGCCGCCCATCTACTTGCCCGATGCGTCGGAAGGGCTGCCCACCAAATACATCGAGCAGTTCCAGCTCGAATCGATCGTCATCGCCCCGATTTACGCCCCGTCAGAAAACCGGCTCATCGGTGCGGCCATTTTGGATCAAGGCCCCGGACGCCCGTTCACGTTATCGAGCGACATTTTCACCGCGGTCATGAAATTCGGCCAAAGCGCCGGCGAAGTGCTGGCGAAATTCAGCGGCGGCCGTCCGGAGCTCGTTCCATCGACGCCTCACCTGTCGCCGCGGGAAATCGAGGTGCTGAAGCTCGTCGCCGAAGGGGCGTCGACCTATGAGGCCGCGAAACGGCTCCATTTGAGCGAGTATACGGTGCGCGACTATGTGTCGGCCATTTTGCAAAAAATGAACGCCAAAAACCGGACGGAAGCCATTGTGAAAGCGATCCGCGACGGCATTATTTGA
- a CDS encoding MogA/MoaB family molybdenum cofactor biosynthesis protein: MSTIEHKQEAPKTVRCKVITVSDTRTEETDHSGRLMIELLTEAGHDVVGYEIVKDEEAAIREAVLDGCRRLDVDAVLTNGGTGIAKRDVTIETVSALLEKELVGFGELFRFLSYTEDIGAAAMLSRAVAGVAMDTAIFCTPGSTGAVRLAMTKLILPELGHVIREIRKDR, from the coding sequence ATGAGCACCATCGAACATAAACAAGAAGCCCCCAAAACCGTCCGCTGCAAAGTCATCACCGTCAGCGACACGAGAACCGAGGAAACCGACCACAGCGGCCGGCTGATGATTGAGCTGCTGACTGAGGCCGGTCATGACGTTGTTGGCTATGAAATTGTAAAAGACGAGGAAGCGGCCATTCGCGAGGCGGTGCTCGACGGCTGCCGCCGCCTTGATGTCGACGCGGTGCTCACCAACGGCGGCACCGGCATCGCCAAACGCGATGTGACGATCGAAACGGTGAGCGCGCTGCTGGAGAAAGAACTCGTCGGCTTTGGCGAGCTGTTCCGCTTCCTCAGCTACACCGAAGACATCGGCGCCGCCGCCATGCTGTCGCGCGCTGTCGCCGGCGTGGCGATGGACACCGCCATCTTTTGCACCCCCGGCTCCACCGGAGCGGTGCGCCTGGCGATGACGAAGCTCATTTTGCCGGAATTGGGGCATGTCATAAGAGAGATTCGGAAAGACCGGTGA
- a CDS encoding acyl-CoA synthetase, which produces MTNHPSPVSIIQSFSWDHAFAHYDWDPRSRFNAAHEVCDRYAEDPNRIALFYENALGEQKTITYRQLRDWSNQMANVFRKLGVKKGDRVCALMPKNPALVVYILAAWKVGAVYVPLFTAFGPQAIEYRINHSEAKVLLTNKEQRAKLPEKEKMPTLEHIFVIDEPSHDQDQPFWETLSKESTEHSIEETTVDDLLAIQYTSGSTGMPKGAMWPHNVLINIYPYMRYAIGLRDDDVFFGGADPGWAYGLIFCTFAPMAFGVPIVFYEGPFQPETCYSLMEKYRVTNFAYAPTAYRAMAAAGADVIRRYQLNVRAMSSAGEPLNPEVIRFFQEHVGVTIHDHYGLSETLMLIGNLNAAAMDIRPGSMGWPLPGFDIALLDENGNPVADGQVGQIAFNTDSIPNVFKGYWKDPEKTAERLVGHWFLTGDLATKDEDGYFWFQGRADDIISSAGYRIGPFEIESCLLEHPAVVEAAAVGKPDPIKGEIVKAFVVLKEGFAPSDELAEELSLFVKTRLSKHEYPREVEFVAELPKTPSGKIQRFILRNQEREKQKNA; this is translated from the coding sequence CACGAAGTATGCGACCGGTATGCCGAGGATCCGAACCGCATTGCGCTCTTTTATGAAAACGCTTTAGGAGAGCAAAAAACGATCACCTATCGGCAATTGCGCGATTGGTCCAACCAAATGGCGAACGTGTTCCGCAAACTCGGGGTGAAAAAAGGGGATCGCGTCTGCGCGCTCATGCCGAAAAACCCGGCTCTTGTCGTCTACATTTTGGCGGCTTGGAAAGTCGGCGCCGTGTATGTGCCGCTCTTTACCGCGTTTGGCCCGCAGGCAATCGAATATCGCATCAACCATTCCGAGGCGAAAGTCCTCTTGACGAACAAGGAACAGCGCGCCAAACTGCCGGAAAAGGAAAAAATGCCGACGCTCGAACACATTTTTGTCATTGATGAGCCGTCTCATGATCAAGACCAGCCGTTTTGGGAAACGCTTTCAAAAGAGTCGACTGAGCACTCGATCGAAGAAACGACGGTCGACGATCTGCTTGCGATTCAGTATACGTCCGGCTCCACCGGAATGCCCAAAGGCGCCATGTGGCCGCACAACGTGCTCATCAACATTTATCCGTATATGCGCTATGCGATCGGCCTGCGCGATGATGATGTCTTTTTCGGCGGGGCGGATCCGGGCTGGGCGTACGGGTTGATCTTTTGCACCTTTGCGCCGATGGCGTTCGGCGTGCCGATCGTCTTTTATGAAGGGCCGTTTCAACCGGAAACGTGCTATTCCTTGATGGAAAAATACCGGGTGACCAATTTCGCGTACGCCCCGACCGCGTACCGGGCGATGGCGGCGGCCGGCGCGGACGTCATTCGCCGCTATCAGCTGAACGTGCGCGCCATGAGCTCAGCCGGCGAACCGCTCAATCCGGAAGTCATTCGCTTTTTCCAAGAGCACGTGGGGGTCACGATCCACGACCATTATGGCTTGTCGGAAACGTTGATGCTGATTGGAAACCTCAACGCCGCCGCGATGGACATCCGTCCAGGCTCGATGGGATGGCCGCTTCCGGGCTTTGACATCGCCTTGCTCGATGAGAATGGGAATCCGGTCGCCGACGGCCAAGTCGGACAAATTGCCTTTAACACCGACTCGATTCCAAACGTCTTTAAGGGGTATTGGAAAGATCCTGAAAAAACAGCCGAACGGCTTGTCGGCCATTGGTTTTTGACCGGCGATTTAGCAACCAAAGACGAAGACGGGTATTTCTGGTTTCAAGGGCGGGCGGATGACATCATTTCAAGCGCCGGCTACCGCATCGGACCATTTGAAATCGAAAGCTGCCTCCTTGAGCATCCGGCCGTCGTCGAAGCGGCCGCCGTCGGGAAGCCGGATCCCATCAAAGGAGAGATCGTCAAAGCGTTTGTCGTGCTGAAAGAAGGCTTTGCGCCGTCGGACGAGCTGGCCGAAGAGCTGTCTTTGTTCGTCAAAACGCGCTTATCCAAACATGAATACCCGCGCGAAGTCGAATTTGTCGCCGAACTCCCGAAAACGCCGAGCGGCAAAATCCAACGCTTCATCCTTCGCAATCAAGAAAGGGAAAAACAGAAAAACGCCTGA